One window from the genome of Ammospiza nelsoni isolate bAmmNel1 chromosome 16, bAmmNel1.pri, whole genome shotgun sequence encodes:
- the LECT2 gene encoding leukocyte cell-derived chemotaxin-2 → MPALSLVTLVSLVTTVFTEQLDAHPPQQQHGHWARICSGNPTNRIRGCDRYGCGNFGADRHSGKGKHAGVDVICSDGATVYAPFSGQLSGPIRFFHNGNAIDDGVQIRGSGYCVKLVCIHPIRYHGQIRRGQRLGKMLPMQKVFPGIISHIHVENCDHSDPTHLLTPDVPPLPQRAQDGRWAAVCAGNPTNEIRGCDKYGCGYYGAPRRDGKGKHRAVDVICADGATVYAPFSGQLSGPVKFFHNGNAIDDGVQIRGPEFCVKLLCIHPIRYSGQISKGQVLGRMLPMQRVFPGITSHIHVENCDHSDPTSNLERGKGQRE, encoded by the exons ATGCCAGCTCTCAGTCTGGTCACTCTGGTCAGCTTGGTGACCACTG TTTTCACCGAGCAGCTGGATGCACACCcgccccagcagcagcacgggcACTGGGCACGGATCTGCAGCGGGAACCCCACCAACCGCATCCGCGGCTGCGACAGATACGGCTGCGGCAACTTCGGCGCCGACAG gcacagtGGCAAAGGGAAGCATGCGGGTGTGGATGTCATCTGCTCTGATGGAGCCACGGTGTACGCTCCCTTCAGCGGGCAGCTCTCGGGACCCATCCGCTTCTTCCACAATGGAAATGCCATTGATGATGGAGTCCAAATCAGGGGATCAG gtTACTGTGTGAAGCTCGTCTGCATTCACCCCATCCGGTACCATGGCCAGATCCGCAGAGGGCAACGGCTGGGGAAAATGCTGCCCATGCAAAAAGTATTTCCTGGCATTATTTCTCACATCCACGTTGAGAACTGTGACCACTCTGATCCTACTCATCTGCTTACACCCG atgtcccacccctgccacaaCGGGCCCAGGACGGGCGCTgggctgcagtgtgtgctgggAACCCTACCAACGAGATAAGAGGCTGTGATAAGTATGGCTGCGGATACTATGGAGCTCCAAG ACGCGATGGCAAAGGGAAGCACCGGGCTGTGGATGTCATCTGTGCTGACGGGGCCACCGTGTACGCTCCCTTCTCTGGCCAGCTCTCTGGGCCTGTGAAATTCTTCCACAATGGAAATGCCATTGATGATGGAGTCCAAATCAGGGGCCCAG AGTTCTGTGTAAAACTACTCTGTATCCATCCCATAAGATACAGTGGTCAAATTTCCAAGGGACAAGTCCTTGGGAGAATGTTGCCAATGCAAAGAGTATTTCCTGGGATCACATCTCATATTCACGTTGAGAACTGTGACCACTCGGATCCTACAAGCAACCTTGAAAGGGGGAAAGGGCAAAGAGAGTGA